A portion of the Juglans microcarpa x Juglans regia isolate MS1-56 chromosome 1D, Jm3101_v1.0, whole genome shotgun sequence genome contains these proteins:
- the LOC121237470 gene encoding uncharacterized protein LOC121237470, whose product MIEFMARSCGIVDPGWEHGIAQDERKKKVKCNYCGKIVSGGIYRLKQHLARVSGEVTYCDKAPEEVYLRMKENLKGSRSNKKARQSEDERQVHSNFHSNYDDEEVHVGYRSKGKQLMVDQNSYSDRNLAVSLNPLRSLGYVDPGWEHGVAQDERKKKVKCNYCEKIVSGGINRFKQHLARIPGEVAPCRHAPEDVYLTIKENMKWHRTGRRHRQPDTSELSAFFMLTDNENEVNEKDDVALHQLSKESPIDGDRRFGKDSRRAIKGMSPSSGSEPSYKRSRLDSLFLKTPKTQTPQSYKQVKVNTGSNKKWGNEITSAICKFFYYAGVPLQAADSIYFHKMLELAGQHAQGLICPPNQLISDRVLQEELATIKNYLVEYKASWAITGCSIMADSWKDTQGRTLINFLVSCPHSVYFVTSVDATDVVEDASSLFKLMDKVVEEIGEENIVQVITENTPSYKAAGKMLEEKRRKLFWTPCATYCIDQMLEDFLKIRCVGECMEKGRQIAKVIYNQTWLLNLMKNEFTQGQELLRPAVTRCASSFATLQSLRDHKVGLRKMFVSNKWISSQFSKSDLGKEVENIVLNSMFWKKVQYVLKSVDPIMQVLQKVDNGESLAMPSLYNDMYRAKLAIKSIHGDDVRKYGPFWNVIDHHWNSLFYHPLYMAAYFLNPSYRYHPDFMAHSEVMRGLNECIVRLEPDNLRRISASMQISDYNSAKADFGTELAISTRTELDPAAWWQQHGISSLELQRIAVRILSQTCSSVGCEHNWSIFDQIYSQRHNRLAQKRLNDLTYVHYNLRLRERQLNKRPNGISLDSVLMERLLHDWVVEAEKQALPEDEESLYNGMKQVDTDDNDSVDYQDETIEARKGSVEMVALADVQSSAVNPANAGAAPDDDADIDFFDDGLSD is encoded by the exons ATGATAGAATTTATGGCTCGTTCCTGTGGGATTGTTGACCCTGGATGGGAGCATGGCATTGCTCAAgatgagaggaagaagaaggttaAATGCAATTACTGTGGAAAAATAGTTAGTGGGGGAATATACAGGTTAAAGCAACATTTAGCTCGAGTTTCTGGAGAAGTAACATACTGTGATAAGGCTCCTGAAGAAGTATACCTGAGAATGAAAGAAAATCTGAAAGGATCCCGTTCCAATAAGAAAGCAAGACAGTCTGAAGACGAGAGGCAGGTGCATTCAAATTTCCACTCCAACTATGACGATGAGGAAGTGCATGTTGGGTATAGAAGCAAAGGAAAACAATTGATGGTTGATCAGAATTCGTATAGTGACAGGAATTTGGCTGTAAGCTTGAATCCTCTTCGGTCACTGGGGTATGTTGATCCTGGGTGGGAACATGGTGTTGCTCAAgatgagaggaagaaaaaggtgAAATGCAATTATTGTGAGAAAATAGTTAGTGGAGGTATTAATCGGTTTAAACAACATCTAGCTAGAATTCCTGGAGAAGTAGCACCTTGTAGACACGCTCCTGAGGACGTTTATCTCACAATAAAAGAGAATATGAAATGGCATCGTACTGGTAGAAGACACAGACAGCCGGATACTAGCGAATTATCAGCATTCTTTATGCTGACGGACAATGAAAATGAAGTTAATGAAAAAGATGATGTTGCTCTGCATCAATTAAGCAAAGAAAGTCCGATCGATGGTGATAGAAGATTTGGCAAAGATTCAAGAAGGGCAATCAAGGGGATGTCTCCCAGTAGTGGTTCTGAACCGTCATATAAGAGATCAAGATTGGATTCTCTTTTTCTGAAAACACCAAAAACTCAGACACCACAGTCTTACAAGCAAGTAAAAGTGAATACAGGGTCAAACAAAAAATGGGGCAATGAAATTACATCCGCAATTTGCAAATTCTTTTACTATGCAGGAGTTCCTTTACAAGCAGCAGACTCTATATACTTCCATAAGATGCTGGAGTTAGCTGGACAACATGCACAAGGTTTGATATGCCCTCCGAACCAACTGATATCTGATAGGGTTCTGCAGGAGGAACTTGCAACAATAAAAAACTACCTAGTGGAGTATAAGGCCTCCTGGGCAATTACTGGTTGTTCTATAATGGCAGATAGTTGGAAAGACACTCAGGGTAGGACATTAATTAACTTTCTGGTTTCTTGCCCCCATAGTGTGTATTTTGTTACTTCAGTTGATGCCACTGATGTAGTAGAAGATGCTTCTAGTTTGTTTAAGCTGATGGACAAAGTAGTGGAAGAGATTGGTGAGGAAAACATAGTGCAG GTGATCACTGAAAATACTCCCAGTTATAAAGCTGCTGGAAAGATGCTTGAAGAGAAGAGACGGAAGTTATTCTGGACTCCATGTGCCACTTATTGTATTGATCAGATGCTTGAAGATTTTTTGAAGATTAGATGTGTAGGAGAATGCATGGAGAAGGGAAGGCAAATTGCAAAAGTCATTTACAACCAAACTTGGTTGTTAAATCTGATGAAAAATGAATTCACTCAGGGACAGGAACTTCTGAGGCCAGCTGTTACCAGGTGTGCCTCTAGCTTTGCTACTTTACAAAGCTTGCGGGACCACAAGGTTGGTCTGAGGAAAATGTTTGTATCAAACAAATGGATTTCATCTCAGTTCTCCAAATCAGACCTGGGAAAAGAGGTtgaaaatatagttttaaacTCTATGTTTTGGAAGAAGGTGCAGTATGTTTTGAAATCAGTAGACCCAATAATGCAAGTGCTTCAAAAGGTTGACAATGGTGAAAGCTTGGCGATGCCATCATTGTATAATGATATGTACAGAGCAAAGCTTGCAATTAAATCCATCCACGGTGATGATGTACGTAAATATGGACCATTCTGGAATGTGATAGATCACCACTGGAATTCATTGTTCTACCATCCTCTCTATATGGCTGCTTACTTCTTAAATCCGTCTTACAGATATCATCCTGATTTTATGGCG CATTCAGAGGTGATGCGAGGACTTAATGAATGCATAGTTCGGTTGGAACCAGACAATCTGAGAAGAATTTCGGCATCTATGCAG ATTTCTGATTATAATTCTGCAAAAGCTGATTTTGGAACTGAATTAGCAATAAGCACAAGAACAGAGCTTGATCCAG CTGCATGGTGGCAACAACATGGGATAAGTTCCTTGGAGCTGCAACGGATAGCTGTACGCATATTAAGTCAGACATGCTCCTCTGTTGGGTGTGAACACAACTGGAGCATATTTGATCAGATATACAGCCAAAGGCACAATCGTTTAGCCCAGAAAAGATTAAATGACCTTACCTATGTTCACTACAACTTGAGGCTTAGAGAACGCCAACTAAATAAAAGACCCAATGGAATCTCTCTTGACAGTGTTCTCATGGAACGCCTGCTACATGACTGGGTTGTAGAAGCAGAAAAACAAGCCTTGCCAGAAGATGAG gaatccCTTTACAATGGGATGAAACAAGTTGATACTGATGACAATGATTCGGTTGATTATCAAGATGAAACTATAGAAGCTAGAAAGGGATCCGTTGAAATGGTCGCTTTGGCTGATGTACAATCATCGGCTGTTAATCCTGCCAATGCTGGTGCCGCCCCTGATGATGATGCTGACATAGATTTTTTTGATGATGGTTTGAGTGATTAA